DNA from Fusobacterium sp. DD2:
AAGATCTCCACAGGTAAATAATATAGTTTCTAATGTTGCAGCTATAAAGGAAGTTAGACATAAACTTGTAGATATGCAAAGAGAGATAGGAAATGGAAAAAGAATAATAATGGATGGAAGAGATATTGGAACAACTGTATTTCCAAATGCAGATGTAAAGATATTTTTAATAGCTTCTGCTGAAACAAGAGCCTTAAGAAGACTTAAAGAGTATGAAGATAAGAAAGTTGCTACAACATTTGATGAGGTACTTGCATCAATAAAAGAGAGAGATAGAATTGATTCTACAAGAAAAGAGAGTCCTCTGGTAAAAGCAAGTGATGCTCATGAGGTAGATAGTAGTAAAATGACAATAGATGATGTACTAGCAACAATCTCTAAGTATATAGATGCTAAATTAGGTGACTAGGTGGTATGATTTATAATTTGATGAGGATGCTTTTAGCTCCTGTTATTTACATATCTATGCTTTTAGGTGGAAAAAAGGGTGAGTTTTTGAAAAAAAGACTTAAAGAAGATTTTTCCAGCTTAGAGGGCGAAGATTATATCTGGGTACACTGCTCTTCTGTTGGAGAGATAAATCTTAGTGAGACATTGATAAAAAAACTTCTATCTAAAAGAGATGAAAATATACTTTTAACAATGTTTACAGATACAGGAATTGAAGTAGCAAGAAATAAGTTTAAAAAGGAAGATAGAGTAAAAATTTATTATTTTCCCCTAGATAGCAGAGAAAAAATAAGAGAGATTTTAGATAGAGTAAAGATAAGTTTTCTTATTCTAGTTGAAACTGAAATCTGGCCTAATCTGATAAATGAAGTGAGTAGAGTTGCTAAGGTTATCCTTGTAAATGGAAGAATTTCAGATAGAAGCTTTGGAAGATATAAAAAACTTAAAGGATTTTTAAAGAGTATCTTTAGGAATATAGATGCTTTTTATATGCAGACTGCTCATGACAGTGAAAGAATCATATCTTTAGGAGCAGATAAAGAGAAAGTTGAAACTTTAGGAAATATAAAATTTGATATTGAATTTCAAAGATACACAAAAGAGGAACAGGAAGCATTTAAAACCTTTTTAGGAGTAGCTGGAAGAAAGGTATTTACAGCAGGAAGTTCGCGTACTGGAGAGTATGAAACTCTTTTAGAAGTATATTCAAAACTTTCTGATACACTTCTTATTTTAGTACCTAGACATATAGAGAAAACTCCTATGATAGAGGAAATGTTAAGGAATACATCATATAAATTTAAAAAATATAGTGAAATAAACGAGAAAAATATTGAAAAAACTGATATAATAATAGTGGACGCTATTGGTATTTTGAGAAAGATTTATTCAATTACTGATATTGCATTTGTAGGTGGAACTTTGGTAAATATTGGAGGACACAGTTTACTCGAGCCTCTTTTTTATGGAAAAACACCTATATTTGGGCCATATCTTCAAAATGTAAAAGAGATATCTCAGGATATTTTAAAGTATGGGATAGGATATAAAGTAAAAAATACTCAGGAGTTTTTAGATGCAGTAAAATCAGTTGAGGAAAATCAGGAGAATTCTTCAGATTTAATAAAAAAACTGTTTGATGAAAATAGAGATACAGCAGATAAAATAATTGATAAAATAGAAAAAATGTAGTTGGAGGATTAATGAATCAGGAAAATATAAGAGAGAATTTATGGAGTCATTTCTTTAAAAGTCCAAAGAAATATTACAATCCATATATGTATAAACTTCTTGATTATCCAGAATACATTATTTATGATAAAAAGATAATGGATTCATATAAGGGTAAATGGAAAGAGTTTTTTAAAAATGATAACCCTATATATCTGGAGATAGGGTCAGGAAGCGGAAACTTTGCT
Protein-coding regions in this window:
- a CDS encoding glycosyltransferase N-terminal domain-containing protein — its product is MIYNLMRMLLAPVIYISMLLGGKKGEFLKKRLKEDFSSLEGEDYIWVHCSSVGEINLSETLIKKLLSKRDENILLTMFTDTGIEVARNKFKKEDRVKIYYFPLDSREKIREILDRVKISFLILVETEIWPNLINEVSRVAKVILVNGRISDRSFGRYKKLKGFLKSIFRNIDAFYMQTAHDSERIISLGADKEKVETLGNIKFDIEFQRYTKEEQEAFKTFLGVAGRKVFTAGSSRTGEYETLLEVYSKLSDTLLILVPRHIEKTPMIEEMLRNTSYKFKKYSEINEKNIEKTDIIIVDAIGILRKIYSITDIAFVGGTLVNIGGHSLLEPLFYGKTPIFGPYLQNVKEISQDILKYGIGYKVKNTQEFLDAVKSVEENQENSSDLIKKLFDENRDTADKIIDKIEKM
- the cmk gene encoding (d)CMP kinase; the protein is MSGFIVTVDGPAGSGKSTIAKLIAKKYGLTYLDTGAMYRMIALYALKHNVNLENGKEIADMLEKARLDIQGNVFYLDGEDVSEEIRSPQVNNIVSNVAAIKEVRHKLVDMQREIGNGKRIIMDGRDIGTTVFPNADVKIFLIASAETRALRRLKEYEDKKVATTFDEVLASIKERDRIDSTRKESPLVKASDAHEVDSSKMTIDDVLATISKYIDAKLGD